TCACTTTTTTCTCCAAGAGATTTGCAAACATGCATTAGGTCATTATatacatttctgacaaaataCTGGGATACTGTTGTATCAGAATAACATCCCAGCATGTGCTTATCCCAAAGATATGCCATTTTTCCTTAAATCTACattaatcaaaacaattcaTACTGAGCaatgaaaaactgtaaaatgccTGCAGGCCACAGAACAAAAGCTACAATAAAGCTTAGCTTTGAGATCACAGAAACCGATGTCAATCAGAATGAACCTTCTCAGGCAGAGATGAACAGTTGTTCTCTAGCAGATTGTGACCGAAGGCTGACTGTGTGAAAATCCTAATCACAGGGTGGAAGGTTGGTTGAGCTCTGAACTCTTCCACACAGCTGTTGAAAGGATGAAAATTGGGCCCTTTTTAACTCTTCATATAGAAGCTAAAAGAAAGAATTGGCATTTTAAAATCAGGGCAAAATGTCCAGCAGCAACCGAATGCTACTCATACACCCACAGGAGCTGCGATTAATCTATCATGCTGCTGTAAAATCTTTTGATTGCTGACACACGCATCTATAATTGACACACCTGTGCATAGCGTTTCCCCCCCCAGATACCCTGGACATGTAATTCATGCATAATTTCAAAGTCATGGCccacatgcttttttttttcttcttcacactCAGCATGTCATTAGCATAAGACACTAATGGCTGGTATCATTAAATAGTAGGGACTTTTTTCTGTCAGGCACTCATTAGTTGCCGCGCTAACTCCGcaagctgtctttttttttttcaaagaaagtcCAACTTTATTAACAGAGATTCTTTAAGAATCAagagttaatgttttatttgctgtagTCCTATCAGTCCATGTGAGGCTTGGATGCAACAAAACATCTGTTTCAGAAGTGAGAACAAACAGAACAGCAGCCTCTGGAAGTATTGTTGCAACAAATCAATATTTCTTGTGGGGGTGAACAGTTGATGAATTTTAGTCATTATAAAACcagaaacacagagaggctGATTTTGGAAAGAATTGTGCAGGCAGTGCGTGGTGTAGTGGTTAAAGGTGGATGCCAGAAATAGGCAAACAGCCCTTGGGCTGCTCATCGTATCATAGAAACGGATGTATTTTCAGGCATTTTGACAAGTGTAAGATTCTTCACTATTCTGATTGACCGAGTGTGTTTCAttatagaagtaaaaaaaaaaaaaaaaaaaaaaaaaaaagagaaagacaaacATCTACTTAGCACAGTCTCTGGAACACCAAGTTTAGTTAATGTGGTCAAAATggaatttcaaattttttatataaatttccAGAAGCTTTAAGAtctataacaaaaataaataaatgcatataatCCTTAGCTTTTGTGTATTAATGTTGCATCTGGTCAGCAGAATAGGGTCAACCAATCCCAACCAGCAATAACTTAAGTATGTCACAGCTTACAGTAGAATAAATCCTActtcatttttagctttttttaaaaataaaaacaaagtcactGAATCAAAAAtgctctgaaatatttcagtgttgctctatgccattaaaaaaaagaaaagaaaaggcatTTGATATTACCCTGTTTTCACTACATGTGTTTATTACCCGACACAAAACAGGAGGTTGAAATTTAACCACAAATATTAGACCCTTGATCAAATTCAGAAGACTGTCAAACCTGTAGCCACTATGAATTTTAAGGGGTAATACAGGTTGTGGAATGAGTGTGCCGTATCCCAAAAGAAAGACAGCTGCTGCCACAGCATGAgtctgcaggaaaaaataaatagatcaCATTACCTTCTAGTATCTGAAGGAATACAGTGATGAGCAGAATTTAATGTAGGTGTTAACATTTTAAGGATGGCACACAACACTGTTATCCAAACTTGAAGCACTGAGTGTACTTGGACAGCCTACCTGCATGAGAACTGCGATACAGCACAAATCTGTGTTGGGTATCCCTTTGGGTGCATTTATTGCAGAATTTGATGCAGTAAGAGGTTTTGACCGACTTGTACACACCAAATGTGCAAAGTCTGTAGTTTTTAGCATGATGTATTAACACTTACTGCCTCATACCGACTTTATTGCAGTAGTTCACCAAGAGGTCAAACTCAGCACAACTTTGCTAGTGGCTTTGAAACAGGTTTCGCAAACTGTTGCTTATACATATTTGtttcttctgtgtgttttcttggCACAAATTTGAATTTTCACATTGGCAAAGAACCTGGAAAgattttttaataaaccttATTTCTAACTGGCTAATTTTGATCTAACAATTCTGAGTTTCCATGGGCTTCTTGACCAATTCAAGTAAAGGTTTTCCTTACTTGGCCTGTTAGTTTAGCAGGCCTCATCTTGGCAGGTTTCCTTTTGATTTTGGACAAACTAGTGCCATGACATGCTCCAAGTTTCTAGTATTGCTTTATAAACTAATCAAAATTTAAACTCCTCTACAACGTTTTCCCTGCcatgttccttggtcttcatgatgctgattGTTCACCAATATTCTCCAACAAACCTGAAGTCTACAGACCAGCTGCATTTTCTAgaagattaaattacaaacagatggactcagtttaaaaacaaaagtgacttCTAAAAGccatttaattgtatttaatttaggTGCAACACAAAAGGTTGAATGCATATACGAACAATGCTAAATTTATATTTGagatatacactgctcaaaaaataaagggaacactttaagtgttaaacacctgtttaagtgttccctttatttttttgagcagtatatatatatatatatatatatatatatataaataaaacaaatataaatcttGCATTTATAGCACACCAAACAAACCTGTTCTACAGGCTTCATTCACTCTAAGAGGCCGTTTCTATGGATGAACACTTTTGGTCAGATTTGGAAGTGGTGGCAGATGTCTCACAAATCGACGTTGCGACTTGGCAGCAAGTACAAATGATCCACATCACTGGCCTAGAAATGTCAGCGATTCCAATTTAACCAGAGTTACAGCAAAGGGACAGGAGTATTATCAGAGGCACTAACACAAAGTCGCAAGGTTTAGCAtcacaaaagttattttttgcagCCACAATTCTTTGTAGATGGAGTGTTGCTAAGATTATCAGACAATTTTCAAACTTAAACATAATctacaacatattttatgtgGATCTGATGCATATTtgccaagaaagaaaaaattctttaaaacaatattttagtcAACTGACCAGCTGCATAGATTTATTCACTCACTGCACTGTTGCCAGGGGAAACTCAATCACTTGCAAATTTTGACAACCCACCATACTCAGCGCAAGTGGAGTCTGTGATTTCTTATCCAGACTTTTAATGTATACATCAATCTGCCGCCAAAACTTTAGTTCATAACAGATAATTGAATCAAGAAAAGCCATCAGTTACTTCATTATGTCAGACATTGCAGTCTATTACAACCATAAAAAGTAGAGTGCTGAATGAGATCCAGCAAGTTTAAGAGAGATTTTCTACCCAAATGGTACGTACATTATGGTTGATAAGTGCACCATATTTAAAGCATTAGTTTCCTTTAAATTTGAAGTGTAATATGCTAGACAGGTAATTATACTATACTTTCGATATGAAGAAAATGCAATGCAAGGAAGCTGGACCAGTTAAAGTTCAGCTCAACAACAGTGGGACACTTTAAGTTAGCAGGTATGATGCAATATCCGAAGGAATACACGTTCTGCATCATTCGCCACTTCAATAAAgtatctaaaaaaacaacaaccaacatttaaaatggTCAATTTATCTCATCAATGAATCTTTTGTGACTTTCCCCAAGGCATGAGGAGCACGACTCTTAAGCAGCCGAAGGACCAATAATGGGCTCGCCTCACGTAGGCGTCGGCGCTCCAtctccattcatttcctatgAACGATTGTGATGAGGCGACAATCACTTGCCCTCATCCAGGGCAAATCATCTACTGGCAAAATTTGTGCGTGTGAAATTTTGAGCTCATACACGTAGATATACAAACACAGGCTAGtgaaacacaagaaagttgaaaactGTTCAACATTTGTTGCTACCACTGATATTGCCATTGTGTCTATGTGTTGGATTCATCTCAAATGTTGGACAGTCTTTACCTTTCATCATTGTCCATCATGCTCTGTGTGTCAAGGCCATAACAAAGGAGATGCACAGTGAAAGAATATAGTATTCTTTGCAACAAGCACTTGAAACGAACTGCTAAATTATGCTTTAAGTTTAAGAAAGTCTTTTGTATCAAAATAAGAAAGGTTAAAAATGTACTTGTAGTCAGGAAGTTATCCAGTCACCCTATAAAGTCGTTGATTGTTCCCATAAGCCACCAATGGTAACTGGACATTATGTTTAAGTTATAATCTTGTCTAATATTCAATCTGCACATTAGACACACTTTGTTGTAggttttatacatttaatacttttcttttttataattgtATGAATCTATACAAGTTTCATTGCTGCAGTTACATCTGAATCTCCCCACTGTGAGACACTAAAGAATATCTTTATTCTAACAACTAGTGATATTAACACAGAGAAGATCAAAACCTTGATCTcggataagaaaaaaaagcaatactACAGAAATAAGGTATTCATCtataaaaagctattttactACACCCATTATTAAATGTGGTAATAACCATCTTCACATCTGAAAACGTGCAAGACTGTTATTGTTTCAACAGCTTTTGTATGATACAATTGCTGAAATAACTCTGCAGCTCCCAAAAAATATGCACACCATCATGAACAGATGGGTCAGAATCCACACGGATGATTTACCATCCACAGTCCTTGTTACATACACATGCTTTCTATTATTAGAAACCAAACACCTACACAGCAGCATGCTACTTTGAGGTGGAATAAGCCATAACATCTCTGCAGGTGATGCTCTGAAAACAGCCACATGGACTTTCTGCACAATCCAATCTTAGAAAACTCTGCCTCATTAATCCTATTCGTGATTGAGCATGCCCATTTTGCTTCAGGGAAAGATTTTCAAGagttttgacaataaaaacttgCACCTGCAACCAGCTAAAGCCACCAGTGAGCCAGCAATTACCCAGCAGTCCCGTCACGCTGCCAGTGCACCTCATCTTCACCAATTATTGTAGACGATGATGGTCCGCATGCTGCTTTGATCAAGCGATGACATACTGCAGAGGCAGCAGAATACAACCAAGAAGCCAAATAATGAAAGGAAATTAGGACATTATTAATGTTTGATGATGTTAATCAGCAAAAAGGCCCGCTCACTCTCATGCAGTAGCACCGCTGGACTCCCACAAGGCTGCCTCAGCTGGaagcaagaaaacatttgaagtaCACGAATGATTATGCACAACAAACGGACAATCATCCCCAAGATCTGCCAAAAGAGAAGCTGTTTGGAAATTCTGTtggctttttaacatttttgacagaCTAATAAAAGCGACTTGATTGCAACCAACTGCAAGAGCCAATTACGTTGCTCTGTGTGCAACTTATGCATTATTGTTACTCTTTTCACATCTTGTTGATGTGACAAGCATGCTTGGAGAGGTTACCACTGTCAATACTCATCCATCTTACATGCGAAATccaatttttcttcttttttttctcctttcctttttcCCCTCAGGCTTCTTCATCTCTGCTGGCGCGACAATCACTGAAGTTTGTCACAATGGCTTCATCGTTTGGCAGGCAGTGCCCTTTCTGGGTGGATGGCTGATTGATGGATAGAGGGACGGAAAGATGGCCGGCTGTGCACTTCTTTTGACTCAAAGCAAGTCGGACCAGCAGAGATGAGTGATGTCCAATAAGTCCAGCACAACAAAAAGGTCGCAGCAGAAGGCCTGAAACCAATAAGACTGAACATCAGAAAGGTTTTTCCATCCAGACAGAACAATACTTCTGGCTTTTAAGAATAAgtttctgcacacacacacaaaaatctttTCTGTGCACCTATGTGTATTAAAGTCAAGAGCTGTTAAGTCTCAGACACTTACAGCACTGACAGTTCCCTCTAGTGTGATGATTGCATAGGGGAGGAGAGACAAACTGCTGATGTAAACAGACAAACACTTCCTCACAGTAAACTCCTACTGCTCACTAATCCCCCTGGAAATCCTCAGGAAGGCCGGCAGGGCCACTTTTGGACAGCACGCACAGGCGTCATTTGCATTCATTGGCCAAATTCAAAGCGGATGTGTAATACTGAACGCTGTATTGTCAAGGAAAGTAATGCAAGAGAGCCCTTTTTTTGGATGGGAATATTAAGtccaactttttttatttcttaaatcaTCTTCCTAGAGTCTAACAAGCCGCATGGTTCATAAAACATGACTGGAGAGAAACTTGTAGACAAAGTGTAGGATCAGCTCTGAGCTGGTTTTCATCTGGGGTGATTTCCTGACTGATAAGCGTGAACCAGTAAGCCCAGAGctctcagagtgtgtgtgtgtgctagtTGGACCTGAGAGCTCAGTCAAACAGAGGCTCTGCTGTGTGGATTTTACACAGAAGATATCTCTTTTCTTATTATTGTCCctcccttttcttctttttctttgcactGCAGCAGCATGGAGGATGGGATGCACATACTGTACCCAGAGGTTACTGCCTCCCCTCACTAGAGTGGAATGATAATGAGAAAGCATGCAGGCGGAATATTCATAGGCTGTCACATTACTGCGATTCTTGAAGAGGGGAGTGCATACACTATGGGGTGTGCTGCAAGAGAGAGATATGTGAGGAAGTCCAGGTAGGCTCCCTGAAATGTTTGGCCAGGTACCTTGATTACTATTAATTTTATTCCTGCCTGGAGGGAAGAGAAGCAGACAATTGCTATTCatctttaatcagattaaaaataaaaaaatgtcatggcCGTACTGAAACAGAAGGTGCACCTGTTGCAAAAGACAAGTGAAAAACTAGAGTTTGTAACTCAAATAAGTATATAAAAGCATTACGGATATATTtagaaatgtgaagaaaatttatttacatataattTGAAAATTACACTAAAGCAGTGACTTTGTAATtatgtgtaaataaatgtaatagaCGCGAGTTATAAACAAACTGTATTCAAGTGAAAAATGGTCATTTATCTTAAGacttagcaaaaaaaataaatctttggaaaagaaaatttttcagttaaaaaaaaaatcccccacacacatttaaatgaaatactAGGCTTTAACACCTTACCTTGAGGTTCTCTATATTGAGGGTTGCCGACTGCTCCATTTTCCGTCCTCATCTGTTTGTTACATATTTCCACAAAGTTGTTACAAACGAGATTTCAGTCCCGCCTCGCTTCCGAAGAGAGCTCCGTTGTTTTATAGTAAGAGCTGTTTTCATTCTCAACTACATGTCAGCCGTCAATTAAAGGTGGCTGGTTAATGGCTATCAGTGCTTAACGAGTTGCAGGTGTGCAGATTCAGGTGCTCACCTCGGTTATCCACTTTCCGGTCATTCGCTCCTCTTCAAAAACTCAGCCGCCAGTAAGTGTGACGTAATCACGCACAGCGTTTCCTCTACAGCATTTCAAAATAATCATCTAACGTGAGCTACGTTTATAAAAACTACAAGAGTACCTAATTTTACACTTATTGATATACTTCTACAaaagaaatgcttaaaatgtctttaagaCTCCTTTTGTGTGATTTACACCCATGAATATATTTCAAGGACATGAATACTGAACCATGAAATAATGTAATACTATtattagttgggttttttttttttagctcagaGAAAATCTTCTCATACACTCCAACATTCCTGGTTGTGAATTTTGCCCTAACTTTTCAAGGATATATTTGGAGGGATGATTGTATAGCAAACATCTAGTTTTCTTAAGACAACTTGATGCATAACTTTGAATTTATTCGACAGTgttaaaatacatacatacaagCTCAAGTATATATAAATTTTCCCACTAACAATTGGTTAATTGTTTCTTAAAACGTTGTATCTCAACTGCTTTTTGTAGCCATCATCGAGCTTCTTCCATAATCTGTCTTAATATTTGATCACCTTATGGCGAGATATttagagttcatttaaattgtctGGTTTTCTTTGTATGGATCTGAATTCTGAGAAGGCTCTTCCAAAACCTTGCTCCTGCTTCATTCGAACTAAACACACTTTTGATGATGGGCCTTTTCATGCATGCCCACATTTTAATCATCCAACTGTTAGTTTCAGGTCAAGTTGAAGAAATTGAAagtagtttttcttcttcattattCCTTCCACTTTGTGCAGTGGACCAGCACAACTGACAGCCAGACACACCCATAGCATAATGCTACCACCATCATGCTTGACAATTGGTGTTCTTGTCAATGTGGCCTGATGGCTCAATCCTTGTCTCATCCGATCATACAACTTCACTCGATTTTATTGTGAAGGTCCCGGCTTAGGTCATATCCGGATTTCCACGGTGAAATGTGTTTCGCTTCATCAAAGCATCGTCGTGGCTCACTTCCAGCGGCTGCGGGTTGGAAACACGCGCGTACGCACGCACGCGCACGCACGCGCACGCGCACACCTCTACACAccaaaaagtcacaataaaaagtgaatttatatAGCAAATAGCGCTGATTGcgcattttcataaatattctaAAAGTGATGATTTTATAAATTAGACTTATTTTTGCCCTCCATTTTTTTAGGAAATGTCGCACCCTGCAGGAAGCTCAGCCACACTCAACTGGggaatgaaatataaataaagatatcTTAATAGATtgagctttttgttttacacttaCACGACCCTGAACGAATTGCTTATTATACAATATCtggctttaaaaatgtatgtattgtTATGTACAAGGAAAGTTGGtgaaataactcaaaataaataaaacccaaattaaaGACGTGCAAATGGTCTACACACATTCACCAAGCAGTtaactgatgttttatttaatcttgcTGGGCTATTTAACTAATTAAAGTAGTAGTCATGGCATCCTGCTGCAAAGTGAgatcagcatctccataaagctcgTCAGAACAAGGAAACAGTCCTGGTAGAGGGTTGCTATGACGTTTTACACCAGAAGATGGCATGACTCCTCACCTCAACAATAACtatctaaacttttttttttaattttctttatttaaccaggaaaaCCCCGTtaagatctagatctcattttcaagaatgacctgggcagaagtctgcaatacCCAGCAACCTGATTACAAATTAACTTTCACCTCCAGAACCTCAGATATCTTTGGACCAGATTATTTGTTGCttgaccttttttgttttgctacaaATGGTCTTAACTTTGGACTGCTTATATATATTGAGGagggattttcattttttaaaatttgttttccttcaatTTAGTATTTTAGACTAAACACTGTGTCCTTTCTGTATTTGCTGTGCAACTATCATTCACAATCCTGCTTTAAAGCATGCACTACCATTATaacttttcacttttgttaCAATTAAAATGGAATGATTCCTGCTTCCCATTTCAGACACAAActattctttttcatttattagaaATCTGGCACAACCTTTggctgtttgtttggttttctttcaaaaacgAAAAACAAACAGTATGTTAGTATGTATACCAAAACATATacattacaaaaacatggtATTATATAAGGGTCTGTGATGAAACGTCTTTGTCTGTCATAGCAGTTTGTCATGGAAGGAGCTCCAGTTCTGCAACAGCTTCCCACAACAGCTGTGTGGGATGGGAGACATTGTCCAACAATGATGTTATTTTAACCAAGCAAGTGTGTAGTCATACATAATATCTTATGTCTTTTTCATATTAAGTATACATACAAAAAAGATTATGTTATATAAGAACAAACATACAGAATTCTGTGAACATTTATATTCTTTAGCAATGCCTTTTTTGTGGCAACACCCGCTTTATGGCTGTTTATTGGTCGTCTGTTATTCAACAGTCTTTTCTGTGATTATGTAGGTCATAACACAACATaacagtatataaaaaaaatgtcattgttcTGATGTtataatctaatattttttgacagagtgaactgcagtttttttttaactgtaagcTGTACTAATCGATATGGCCAGAAATATACCAAATGAAATATAACTACTCTGTGTGCAGATATTGAATACAGTATCGATGTACCACTTTTTTAATTAACTCACTgaaattaatctatataatagtaataaaacaGTATAACgatgcacacacaaaaagttaaattgtCTTGTAGTAACGTCAGTAGAACGATAGAGGGAAGCATCAACCCTTCTAGCAATCATAATAGTTCCGCGCTCGACTTTTGAAGGATTAATAATCAACTGTCGACCAGCCAATTTGCTGTCGCAAGGATGTCAGACTCGAAGCAAGTGATTGCTCTTAAAAGGTAtttatatgaactgattttatCTGCCCATATGTGCATAGTGACTAATTTGGTAATAATTTCTGtctgggaaaaaataaaaatattaaatcatataaatacacaaatggTCCGCCGAACCTTTATTGTAAGGATGTAACCGTGATGTACTTCTCCTTACAATTGTGTTTACCGACCACATTGATGgcttattagattttattttattgtatgaaCTGTTTTTTAGTGCTAAAATAGCAGCTGGAGCTGTTGTGTGCGTTGAGAGTGAAATAAGAGGAGATGTCGCCATTGGtgagccttttttattttgacacataTTTGCTTCGTCTATACTCCAATCATCATAGTTGTAccaaaatgtattgttttgctCTGTCAGGCGCTAGAACAGTCGTCCACCCAAAAGCTCGGATCATAGCCGAGGCAGGGCCCATTATAATTGGGGAGGGTAATCTAATAGAGGAGCAAGCTCTTATCATTAACAGGTAGGCGCATGTGTgaatgtgatttaaattttaatctgTAATTCGTCCAAGGGTTTTAATCTGTGTTGTGTCCGTAGTTATCCTGAGAATATAATGCCAGACTCGGAGGGAGTTGAGCCTAAAACGATGATCATTGGGACCAATAATGTGTTTGAAGTGGGGTGCGGTATCCTTTACAGTTCCGGTATTGGTAGTCTTTAATGAATATATCAGGCATATGTTAGTGACCCAGTTAATTGTGCAGAAATAACCCCAAAAAAACCCTTTTCAACTGCTGCTAATATAGAAGTAATCCACCAGAGGTCTCCAGAGAGCTGAAAATGTCTATTTGTTTATGTATCCTGTTTAAAATCCTTCACTCTGTCTCAGTTTCCCAAGCTTTGAAAATTGGAGATAACAATGTGATTGAGTCCAAGGGTGAGTATTGCTTTCATATTGTTTTGTCAAGGCCTGCAAGTCGACCATCGCTAAAACTCATACAGTGCTTTGAAAAGGATTCACATCCCTTTAGAgctcttcacattttgtcacgttacaatcACAAACGTCATAGTTTCaggtgatagaccaacacaaagaagtccAGTGTTGTGAAGCGGAAGAAGAAATATACATGACCTTTAACGTCTATTGcaaatctaaatctgaaaagtctgGAAAGCATTTACAGCCTCTTCTATTTGGCAACAGTAAATAAATCTTGGCTTTTTTTGCAAGAGTGACAAGCAGAAGGGCAGGAAATGTCCCATGTGCTGTTTGTAGGAGATGCAGCAAACATAGAGAAGAAGGTCAGTTGTCCACGATTGAACTTTTGAGGCCATTCCAAACTTGAGTCTGTAGCTTAGCAGCTACAAAAGTTGCTCAATAACAGATATGTGAGTTCTCACTGGAATGtaatggtgtaaaaaaaaacctgacagataTAAAGAAGAAATATAATTTACTATAAATTATTTGATAGGCTACTCGGATAGGCATAAAGTTTGTATAGGAAGGTAAAAATATGTGTGCATATATTCTGCTACTTTAAATTTTAAGCTGCTCCCTTCGTTCTTTCTACTTGCTTGCAAGACTTCCTTGTtatctttcaacattttttttttgccacctATTTTCTGTCCAGCACTCATTAGTGATCATGAGCCCAAACATCccaaataaatcacacacaaCAGATAAAGATTATCTGAAAGTTATGTCTTGAa
The window above is part of the Xiphophorus couchianus chromosome 14, X_couchianus-1.0, whole genome shotgun sequence genome. Proteins encoded here:
- the dctn6 gene encoding dynactin subunit 6, yielding MSDSKQVIALKSAKIAAGAVVCVESEIRGDVAIGARTVVHPKARIIAEAGPIIIGEGNLIEEQALIINSYPENIMPDSEGVEPKTMIIGTNNVFEVGCVSQALKIGDNNVIESKADVGRNVILTSGCIVGACCQVNTCEVVPENTVVYGSSCIRRVQSEKPQPQTLQLDFLMKILPNYHHLKKTVKGSGTPLRN